The nucleotide window CCAGCCCTCGGCGTCCGTGCCTTCCGCGTAATTTCCCTACTGGCAGGGCCTTTTAAAGAAGGGTATAATGCGGCATCTTCACCCAGGAAACCTATGAAAGCCTATCTTGATTTGCTCCGTCACATCTTGGACCAGGGCACCCCGAAGAAAGACCGCACCGGGACCGGCACGATCAGCACCTTCGGTTATCAGATGAGGTTTGACCTCTCCGAAGGTTTTCCGCTTCTGACTACGAAAAAAATCCACACCAAGTCCGTCATCCACGAGCTGCTCTGGTTCCTGAAAGGGGACACGAACGTCAAATACCTGCAGGACAACGGCGTCAGCATCTGGAACGAATGGGCGGACGAGCAAGGCAATCTCGGGCCGGTTTACGGCAAACAGTGGCGCGCCTGGGGAACCGCGGACGGCCGCACGATCGACCAGATGAAGCAGGCCGTCGAGACGATCAAGAACAATCCCGACAGCCGGCGCATCATCGTCTGCGCGTGGAACGTGGGCGAGATCGAGAGGATGGCCCTTCCGCCCTGCCATTGCTTCGTGCAGTTTTACGCGGCGGACGGAAAGCTTTCCTGCCAGCTTTACCAGCGCAGCGCGGACGCCTTTCTCGGCGTGCCGTTCAACATCGCGTCCTACGCGCTGCTCACGTTCATGATGGCGCAGGTGACAGGCCTGAAGCCCGGCGACTTCGTTCACACGTTCGGCGACCTCCACATTTATTCCAATCACATGGAGCAGGTGAACCTTCAGCTCTCGCGTGAACCGCGGCCCTTGCCCACGCTGAAACTCAATCCGGCCGTGAAAGACCTGTTCGGCTTCAAGTTCGAAGACATCGCGATCGAAAACT belongs to Verrucomicrobiia bacterium and includes:
- a CDS encoding thymidylate synthase translates to MKAYLDLLRHILDQGTPKKDRTGTGTISTFGYQMRFDLSEGFPLLTTKKIHTKSVIHELLWFLKGDTNVKYLQDNGVSIWNEWADEQGNLGPVYGKQWRAWGTADGRTIDQMKQAVETIKNNPDSRRIIVCAWNVGEIERMALPPCHCFVQFYAADGKLSCQLYQRSADAFLGVPFNIASYALLTFMMAQVTGLKPGDFVHTFGDLHIYSNHMEQVNLQLSREPRPLPTLKLNPAVKDLFGFKFEDIAIENYDPHPAIKAPVAV